The genome window TCCAGTACACTAATGCACTGACTCGCTGTAGTCGCCAGAGGATGATGATTGCTTCTTTTTCCGGTTGACTTAAAGAGCGGGAAAATTCATAACCACTGCTAAAGGCTCGAATAATTTGTTCAAAGTGTTTTTCTCTCCAAGGAAATAAAGCTAATTGATTTAAGCTACCGAGACAATCCAATAATCTTAAATCATACGTAGCAAACTCAAAATCTAAAACAGCTACAACTTGTGTTCCATTGACTAAAATATTAGATGTAATGAAGTCGGCATGGATCGTCTGCATGGGCAGAGTTTTATATAGGACAGGAACAGATTCCATTAAATCTGTTAGCATTTGTTCGACAGCAGCCTTTTCCTCGCCAACAAAATTCAAAATTTCAGGAATCGCTAAAGGATTGGAAATTAAGGGATGAATTTGATTGAGACTTCCCCAATCAGGAAGATGAGCCAGTTGTCCATTAGGATCGAATTCACTGAGTGCTGAATGTAACTCTGCTAAAGCAGAACCTATTGCTTGCACTTGCTTTAGATTTTGTCGATTAGGAGGTTCTCCGAAGAGTTTACGAAATAGAGCAACTCGTATAGAAGTTTCTTCACTTTCTAGATTGACTAATGTTTTACCAGAATCGGTAGGCATTGGAGGAGATACAGCAAATGATAATATTTTCTCTTTCAAGAAAGTCAGTAACGTATGCTCATAGTCAATTTGTGATTGAGCGGTCGTAGCAGCATAAACTTTCAAAATAAATGAGTGATATTCTGTGTTAACTAAAAAGGTTGTGTTGGTTCCTTCTGGATGAATTGGGGTTAAGACAATCTCCTCTAAAAATGACCAAGTGTTGAGGATTTTTCTTTTTAATTCTGGGATTTCCATTAGCAAAGATCACTCAAGTTTTTGTTACTAGTAATAAAGTATTCAAGTCTCATTTACTCTAACTCTAATTCATAGCGTTGTATCGTTACTATTTGTCCCCAGCAACGTTGAGTGTTCTCATTCGTTATTTCAAATCCGACTAAATTTACAAATCAGTTAGACTCTAAAGCAAGCTGCATCCGAACATTACCTCTTTCCAATCGGGATGATAGGTTGCCAGTATTACACTCATATTCCAATTCAAGTGATACCTTACAAGCTGATCCAGTTGCATTAGACTTAGCACAACAACATCTCGAAGCACAAGGCTTAAGGCTTAGAGTCGAGTCAATCTTGTGAGAGCTTCGACGGATGACACTTCTCTTGCAAGCTCAAGTTATGATTTTGCGATCGCTCGACTCCTCTTTCAACATTTATCTGATCCCAGCCCAACCGTCCAAGAGGTTTTCAGGCTCTTGAAACCGGGGGTGGGTTTTCTGTCACTGATACTGATGGCGAATTATTTTGGTTGATTGATCCTCCCTTGCTCGATCTCAACGCCATCTCTCGAAAGCTCAGTCACGCTCAGAAACTTCAAGGCGGTAACCGTTTGGTTGGACGACACCTCTGGCGGTTATTAAAAGCAGGGGGATTCGAGGAATTATCTTTGGAATCTATTATTGCCTCTAGCGACGAATTGGGCTTAGAGAAATTTTTATACCAAATTGACCCCAATCTCCTCCTTGATTTAGTGAATTTGGATATGATGACTTCCGAAGAATGGGAAGAAATTTGTTCACTGAGAGAACAGTTTTTGCAATCCCCTGATCCGATAATCCTAATGCAATGGTTGATCTGCTACGGCCAGAAAAAACAGGTATGAATGAATTGAGTTTTCTGGAAGAGAGCGTTTCAGGAAATCAATGAAAAGACGAACTTTCAAGGGAATATAGGTACGAGAGGGATAAAGTAGCCAAGCTGCGGTGTGAAAGTCAGTTGCTGTACTTCATAATGGGGAAAGACATTAACCAGCGTCCCTGCTTCTACATCGGAATCAATGAGCCAATTGGGAAGCAAGGCAAGTCCCATTCCCGCTAGTGTTGCTTGTTGAAACGCGATCGCGTTAGAAATAATCGTCCGTCCCGAAACTGGAACTTTTTCCATGATGCCTTCTTGATCACGAAAAATCCAGCGCGATCGAAACCCTGGCAGGGAAAACAGCAGACAGTTATGGTCTTGAATCTCCTGCGGCTGTTTTAGCGTCCCGCATCGCCTCAAATAGTCTGGGCTAGCGCAGACACGATACTAGGTGGGCATGAGTTGTTGAACAATTAAGCTAGAATCTTCAAGTCATCCCAAACGAACCGCAAGATCGATTCTTTCTGCGAATAAGTCAACCACTGCATTTGTTAGAAGTAAATCCACAGTAACCTCAGGATACATTGCTTGGAACTTGGGCAACAGGGGAACAATACAAGTCTACCCAAAAGAAGTAGAAGCCGTGACCCGAAGCGTGCCCCTAGGTTGTCTTGAGACATCTTTTGCCAAATAAATGGCCTCTTGCATCTCCTCCACTAGAGGCTCAATCCGTTCAAAATAAGCATTACTTGCTGAACAAGCGAACCTTGTGATGAGCATGGCTGCTGATGATGAAGCCTCACAACAGGTCTGGCTGAATGCTGAGATGGGCACGCTCAGAGGACTTCATCAAGATGCGATCGCGCTGGAATCGAGTACGTTAGGGGTATCAGGCAACGGTATGAGGCTCCAATCGCTCTTCGCCCTCAGCTCGTCGTTGCTTTTTGCGCTGTTTCTATCTTCAGCATGATTGCAGGTGGCTCCCCTAATTCTCTGATAAAGTAATGTCTGTATAGGTCTACTGCCGTGTTCCCAAAAATTGGCCAGAGATGAAACACGCCCCTATTCCTTCAGAACTCCCTTTGCTGGGGACCAAGCTCTACCTCCCCAAATGGTCGGCTGAGCGGGTCTTGCGCCCGAGACTGATTGATCGCATTGACTCGCAGCGCAAATTAACCCTGGTCTCAGCCCCAGCCGGATTTGGCAAAACGACACTGCTAGCCGAATGGGTAGCAGCCAACCCCACGAGACCTGTGGCATGGGTTTCCTTAGACCCGAGTGACAATGATCCGGCGGTTTTCTGGACCTACGTGATCACTGCTCTGCAGAATATTCAACCCGGCCTCGGTGAGCGATCATTCCAGTTACTGCAATCACCGCAACCCCCTCCGATTGAGTCGGTCTTGATGACGTTGCTGAATGAGTTGGCTGCTGTAAAAGCAAATGTGGTTCTGATGCTGGATGATTACCATGCGATCGCAACTCAGGCCATTCATGACGGAATCGGCTTCTTACTCAGCCATTTGCCGCCCCAGATGCATCTGATGATTGCCAGCCGTGCCGACCCGCCCTTATTCCTGGGGCGGTTAAGGTCTCATGGAGAATTGACCGAGCTGAGAGTGGGCGATCTGCGGTTTACACCGGATGAAGCTGCCGCCTTTCTGAACCAGGGGATGG of Cyanobacteria bacterium GSL.Bin1 contains these proteins:
- a CDS encoding methyltransferase domain-containing protein encodes the protein MRASTDDTSLASSSYDFAIARLLFQHLSDPSPTVQEVFRLLKPGVGFLSLILMANYFG
- a CDS encoding phosphotransferase, which codes for MEIPELKRKILNTWSFLEEIVLTPIHPEGTNTTFLVNTEYHSFILKVYAATTAQSQIDYEHTLLTFLKEKILSFAVSPPMPTDSGKTLVNLESEETSIRVALFRKLFGEPPNRQNLKQVQAIGSALAELHSALSEFDPNGQLAHLPDWGSLNQIHPLISNPLAIPEILNFVGEEKAAVEQMLTDLMESVPVLYKTLPMQTIHADFITSNILVNGTQVVAVLDFEFATYDLRLLDCLGSLNQLALFPWREKHFEQIIRAFSSGYEFSRSLSQPEKEAIIILWRLQRVSALVYWTGWVKEGKVNHEQIRNAVLETLRFETWLKQNRSDFLDYFGIN